Proteins encoded together in one Acanthochromis polyacanthus isolate Apoly-LR-REF ecotype Palm Island chromosome 12, KAUST_Apoly_ChrSc, whole genome shotgun sequence window:
- the cndp1 gene encoding cytosolic non-specific dipeptidase: protein MNPQVLLSVLLVISAVHSFQYTELVQYVDNHTEEYVQALREWVAIESDSSNVLKRPDLHRMMEMTAQKLRLMGGTVELVDIGEQELPDGQTLALPKVVTATFGTDPNKHTICVYGHVDVQPAKLEDGWATDPYNLTDINGNLYGRGASDNKAPVLAWIHAVEAYQALSVELPVNVKFVIEGMEETGSNGLDAMILAQRDTFFSDVDYIIISDCGWISSRPALTYGTRGNCYFFAEVEGPKQDLHSGVYGGTVIEPMTDLIGILDTLISPSGKILIPGIREAVAPLSDEEWKMYQDIQFDMDSYKSKIGVTQLMYSNKVDLLAHRWRYPTVSVHGIEGAFSDPGSKTVIPAKVTAKFSIRQVPNMDPAMVKKQVTDYLNSVFAKRKSPNKLKVTMVIGAKPWLADTQHPLYEAGKAAIKRVFDVDPDLIREGGTIPIARTFQDVTGKSIIMLPIGGFDDGMHSQNEKMSRYNYIEGTKLFIAYLNEVSQINKTSV from the exons GCTCTGAGGGAATGGGTTGCAATCGAAAGTGACTCCAGCAATGTCCTGAAGAGACCAGACCTCCACCGTATGATGGAAATGACGGCTCAGAAGCTGAGACTGATGGGAGGGACTGTGGAGTTGGTGGACATCGGAGAGCAAGAA CTTCCTGATGGCCAGACGCTGGCATTGCCTAAAGTGGTGACAGCTACGTTTGGCACTGACCCCAACAAGCACACAATATGTGTCTACGGTCATGTGGACGTTCAGCCGGCGAAGCTGGAGGACGGCTGGGCCACAGATCCATACAACCTGACTGACATCAATG GTAACCTTTATGGAAGAGGAGCATCAGACAATAAAGCCCCAGTTTTGGCCTGGATCCATGCTGTAGAGGCTTACCAGGCCCTCAGTGTG GAGCTGCCAGTGAATGTGAAGTTTGTCATTGAGGGCATGGAGGAGACGGGCTCTAATGGGCTGGACGCCATGATTCTGGCCCAGAGAGACACCTTCTTCTCAGATGTGGATTACATCATTATTTCAGACTGCGGTTGGATCAGCAGTCGGCCCGCCCTCACCTACGGCACCAGAGGCAACTGCTACTTCTTTGCTGAG GTTGAAGGACCTAAACAAGACTTACATTCTGGTGTTTATGGAGGCACTGTTATCGAACCAATGACCGACCTCATTGGCATTCTTG ACACTCTGATCAGTCCCAGTGGAAAGATCCTGATTCCTGGAATCAGAGAGGCCGTAGCGCCCCTCTCTGATGAGGAATGGAAAATGTACCAGGATATCCAGTTCGACATGGACAGCTACAAGAGTAAGATTGGTGTCACCCAGCTCATGTACAGCAACAAG GTGGACTTGTTGGCTCACAGGTGGCGCTACCCGACCGTCTCAGTCCACGGCATTGAGGGAGCTTTCTCTGATCCTGGCAGTAAGACTGTCATTCCTGCTAAGGTCACTGCTAAGTTTTCAATCAGACAAGTTCCTAATATGGACCCTGCTATGGTCAAGAAACAG GTTACGGACTACCTCAATTCTGTGTTTGCTAAGAGGAAGAGTCCCAACAAGCTGAAAGTCACTATGGTGATCGGGGCCAAACCTTGGCTGGCTGACACTCAGCATCCTCTGTATGAGGCTGGAAAGGCTGCTATTAAAAGAG TTTTCGATGTGGATCCTGATCTGATCCGTGAGGGCGGGACCATCCCTATTGCTAGAACTTTCCAGGATGTGACGGGGAAAAGCATCATCATGTTGCCCATCGGAGGCTTTGATGATGGGATGCACTCCCAGAACGAGAAAATGAGCAG GTACAACTATATTGAAGGAACCAAGTTATTCATTGCCTACCTGAACGAAGTGTCCCAGATTAATAAGACCAGTGTGTGA